A region from the Deltaproteobacteria bacterium genome encodes:
- a CDS encoding FeS-binding protein: MEKINPEKTARETLEACADCDVCRFLMDTSCLYFPEIYKLYDRQMKDRKPITFEDLRRLVDLCNFCGQCPCPNIRAGIMKAKTQFIERDGLKFGVRTIEDVGRISRLCGAFPRLTNAFFKAKPTGGLLKAAMGIHPARRMPRFPEESFPDWAGKNKLTTKGNKKASRKLAYFAGCTGKYLFPEVPKAVIEIFRHTGFEVYFPEQKCCGMPPLLEGDRKLTLECMRFNVEHLAEVVEEGYDILCSCPTCGYLFKTVLGEGAYFSKEYQESVAGNEKEFKVPVRKGLGGPEERKFDSLSKSIYKSILKDEGYFSGISPLKRIQVAEHTYDLGEYLTYLHKEGKLSTDFGPVRGRLVYYPPCHLREQEIGTPYLELLKMIPGIDLEPIQGRFYCCGLGGIMGFKREFHETSLRLGSNLMEKIREMDPERLVTDCLSCRMQFNQLLPYKVVHPIEILNESYASK, encoded by the coding sequence TTGCGATGTCTGCCGGTTTCTCATGGATACCTCCTGTCTTTATTTCCCGGAGATCTATAAGCTTTACGACCGCCAGATGAAAGACCGGAAACCGATCACCTTCGAAGACCTGCGTCGGTTAGTGGACCTATGCAACTTCTGCGGCCAGTGTCCCTGCCCGAATATCCGTGCCGGGATCATGAAGGCCAAGACGCAGTTCATCGAAAGGGACGGATTGAAATTTGGCGTCCGGACCATTGAAGATGTGGGACGGATTAGCAGGCTGTGCGGCGCCTTCCCACGCTTGACCAATGCCTTTTTCAAGGCGAAACCGACCGGGGGTTTACTGAAAGCAGCCATGGGCATTCACCCGGCGCGGCGAATGCCCCGTTTTCCTGAAGAAAGTTTTCCCGATTGGGCCGGAAAGAATAAACTGACCACTAAAGGGAATAAGAAAGCGTCTCGTAAGCTGGCCTACTTTGCCGGTTGTACCGGTAAATATCTTTTCCCCGAGGTACCGAAAGCGGTCATCGAAATTTTTCGCCACACCGGGTTTGAAGTCTATTTCCCCGAGCAGAAATGCTGCGGCATGCCTCCCTTGCTGGAAGGGGACCGGAAACTCACCCTGGAATGCATGCGCTTCAACGTAGAACACCTGGCCGAGGTCGTTGAAGAAGGCTATGATATTCTCTGCTCCTGCCCGACCTGCGGGTACCTTTTTAAAACTGTCCTGGGAGAAGGGGCCTATTTTTCCAAAGAATATCAGGAATCTGTAGCAGGAAATGAAAAGGAATTTAAGGTTCCGGTCAGGAAAGGCCTTGGGGGGCCTGAAGAGAGAAAGTTTGACTCCCTCTCAAAAAGCATTTACAAAAGCATTTTGAAAGACGAAGGATATTTCTCGGGGATCAGCCCTTTAAAAAGAATCCAGGTGGCCGAGCACACTTACGACTTGGGAGAATATCTGACTTATCTTCATAAAGAGGGCAAACTCTCAACAGATTTCGGTCCGGTCCGGGGCCGTCTGGTCTACTATCCCCCCTGTCACCTGCGGGAACAGGAGATTGGCACCCCCTATCTGGAACTGCTCAAAATGATCCCCGGTATCGATCTGGAACCGATCCAGGGGCGGTTCTATTGCTGTGGGCTTGGGGGAATTATGGGATTCAAAAGGGAATTTCATGAGACTTCCCTTCGGTTGGGAAGCAATCTAATGGAAAAAATCCGGGAGATGGACCCGGAAAGACTCGTTACCGATTGTTTGAGCTGCCGAATGCAATTCAATCAGCTCCTGCCCTACAAGGTAGTCCATCCCATTGAGATTCTTAACGAAAGCTATGCTTCAAAATAA